The Verrucomicrobiia bacterium genome includes a window with the following:
- the dnaA gene encoding chromosomal replication initiator protein DnaA translates to MHDSVEKVWSAAQTLLKTMLNSDIFNLWFAPLRATEMTQDAITLEVANDFCEVWLTDNYIGLLQDVLLGAAGRPLKVRFVVTTGSAPAPAPAKAAAVTAPAPAKTKHVEGSEKSHQGAEGDPSFNPKNTFDTFVVGTNNNFAHAAAMAVAHSPGKSYNPLFLYGGVGLGKTHLLHAIGQYVAAHKKGAKVAYVSSEKFTNEFIDAIQNNQLVRFRKKYRQTDVLLMDDIQFLAGKERIQEEFFHTFNALHEGHKQIVLTCDRPASEIQGLEHRLVSRFEWGLVTDMQPPDVETRLAILKKKANSMNTTVPDDLLEFLANRIRTNIRRLEGALIRVISYSSLTGKKLSLDMVENLLREVLQEEGKTIVSIDLIQKRVAEHFDLRIADMSSKRRPENIAFPRQIAMFLSRQLTESSLNTIGEAFGGRDHGTVLHACRLVKDRMEIDSNVRQVVSYLEKQLLR, encoded by the coding sequence ATGCATGACTCTGTAGAAAAAGTCTGGTCCGCAGCTCAAACGCTGCTGAAGACCATGCTGAACTCGGACATCTTCAATCTGTGGTTCGCGCCGCTTCGGGCCACCGAGATGACGCAGGATGCCATCACGCTGGAAGTGGCCAATGACTTCTGTGAAGTCTGGCTCACGGACAACTACATCGGCCTTTTGCAAGATGTGCTGTTGGGTGCCGCGGGTCGTCCCTTGAAAGTCCGCTTCGTGGTCACCACCGGCTCCGCACCCGCACCGGCTCCTGCCAAAGCAGCCGCTGTTACAGCTCCGGCTCCGGCCAAGACGAAGCACGTGGAAGGCTCGGAGAAGAGCCACCAAGGTGCTGAAGGTGATCCTTCGTTCAACCCCAAGAACACGTTCGATACGTTCGTGGTGGGAACGAATAATAATTTCGCCCATGCGGCGGCGATGGCCGTGGCGCATTCTCCGGGCAAATCTTACAACCCGCTGTTCCTTTACGGCGGTGTGGGATTGGGCAAGACGCATCTCCTGCACGCCATCGGTCAGTATGTGGCGGCGCACAAGAAGGGTGCGAAGGTCGCCTACGTCTCTTCCGAGAAGTTCACGAACGAGTTCATCGACGCCATTCAGAACAACCAACTGGTGCGCTTCCGCAAAAAGTATCGCCAGACGGATGTGCTGCTAATGGATGACATCCAGTTCCTCGCAGGCAAGGAGCGTATCCAGGAAGAATTCTTCCATACGTTCAATGCGCTGCATGAGGGCCACAAGCAGATCGTGCTGACTTGCGACCGTCCCGCGAGCGAAATCCAAGGCTTGGAACACCGCCTCGTCTCCCGTTTCGAATGGGGTCTGGTCACGGACATGCAGCCGCCGGATGTGGAAACGCGCCTCGCCATTCTCAAAAAGAAGGCGAACTCGATGAACACCACGGTGCCGGATGATCTGCTGGAGTTCCTCGCGAACCGCATCCGCACGAACATCCGCCGTCTGGAAGGCGCGCTCATCCGCGTGATCTCCTATTCCTCGCTCACGGGCAAGAAGCTCTCGCTGGACATGGTGGAAAACCTGTTGCGCGAAGTGTTGCAGGAAGAGGGTAAGACGATCGTCTCCATCGACCTCATCCAGAAGCGCGTGGCTGAGCATTTCGATCTCCGCATCGCGGATATGAGCAGCAAGCGCCGTCCGGAGAACATCGCGTTCCCGCGCCAGATCGCCATGTTCCTTTCTCGTCAACTCACGGAAAGCTCACTGAATACCATCGGTGAAGCCTTTGGCGGTCGCGATCACGGTACCGTATTGCACGCCTGCCGTCTGGTGAAGGACCGTATGGAGATTGATTCCAACGTGCGCCAGGTCGTGAGTTACTTGGAGAAGCAGTTGCTCCGTTAA
- a CDS encoding ATP-binding cassette domain-containing protein translates to MAAIEVQGLNKAYRIYKKQPGFSGAVRGLFKREYETTHAVKDVNFQVEEGELVGFLGPNGAGKTTTLKMLSGLLYPTSGTASVLGYTPWERADGYRRQFALLLGQKNQLWWDLPARESLELNARIYGIAPEDFKKRVDEMTQLLGVGEKLNVMVRELSLGERMKLELVAALLHQPKVLFLDEPTIGLDVVSQKAVREFLRDHNKRNKTTVLLTSHYMADIQELCQRVIIIDKGTIFFDGKLSEILDRFADFKLITIQTEGELACNEGCLKEFGEIVEKTATSVKLKVKRDRVIAACKGLLDALPVKDIDIEEVPIEDIIRNLFAR, encoded by the coding sequence ATGGCCGCAATCGAAGTTCAAGGGCTGAATAAAGCCTACCGCATCTATAAGAAGCAACCCGGCTTCTCTGGAGCGGTGCGCGGTCTTTTCAAGCGCGAATACGAGACCACGCATGCGGTGAAGGATGTGAACTTCCAAGTGGAAGAAGGGGAACTCGTCGGTTTCCTCGGGCCTAATGGCGCAGGAAAGACGACCACGCTGAAGATGCTCTCTGGCCTGCTCTATCCCACGAGCGGCACTGCTTCGGTTTTGGGCTACACGCCATGGGAACGTGCGGATGGTTATCGCCGACAGTTCGCTTTGTTGCTTGGGCAAAAGAATCAGCTCTGGTGGGATTTGCCCGCACGTGAATCGTTGGAACTGAATGCACGCATCTACGGCATCGCACCCGAGGATTTCAAAAAGCGCGTTGATGAGATGACGCAGTTGCTTGGCGTGGGTGAGAAACTCAATGTGATGGTGCGGGAACTGTCCCTGGGCGAACGCATGAAGCTGGAGCTCGTGGCCGCGCTACTGCATCAGCCCAAGGTGTTGTTCCTTGATGAGCCGACCATTGGTTTGGATGTTGTTTCGCAAAAGGCGGTGCGTGAATTTCTCCGCGATCACAATAAACGCAACAAGACCACAGTGCTGCTCACGAGCCATTACATGGCGGACATCCAGGAGTTGTGCCAGCGCGTGATCATCATTGATAAAGGCACCATCTTCTTCGATGGCAAGTTGAGCGAAATCCTTGATCGCTTCGCGGATTTCAAACTCATCACCATCCAGACAGAGGGTGAACTCGCGTGCAATGAAGGCTGCCTGAAAGAGTTCGGCGAAATCGTGGAAAAGACGGCGACGAGCGTGAAGCTTAAGGTTAAGCGCGATCGCGTCATCGCCGCGTGCAAAGGCTTGCTAGATGCGCTGCCAGTGAAGGATATCGATATCGAGGAAGTGCCGATTGAGGATATTATTCGGAACCTGTTTGCGCGGTGA
- the xylA gene encoding xylose isomerase — protein MSYFKDIPKIKFEGPKSTNPLAFKHYNPTQKIEGKTMSEHLRFSVVYWHTMRGQGADMFGSPTAIRPWDNGKDVIDTAKARVPVFFDIVDRLGAPYYAFHDRDLAPHGKSLRESNKYLDTIVGLLKEQQKRTGIKLLWGTAQLFVHPRFMHGAATSCNADVFAFSAAQVKKALEVTHELGGEGYTFWGGREGYSTLWNTDMKRELEHLAKFLHMAVDYAKKIGFKGQFYIEPKPKEPTKHQYDSDAAACLNFLREFDLLPHFKLNLETNHATLAGHTMQHEIETAGAANALGSIDANTGDLLLGWDTDQFPTDIYLTTQCMLGILKYGGLTTGGVNFDAKVRRESVDPVDLFHAHIGGMDAFARGLKIAAAIRKDGRLADFVKQRYSSWDKGLGKSIEEGKESFETLEAYMLKKGEADANASGRQEFLENLINEFI, from the coding sequence ATGTCCTATTTCAAAGACATCCCGAAGATCAAGTTCGAGGGGCCGAAGTCCACGAACCCGCTCGCCTTCAAGCATTACAACCCTACGCAGAAGATCGAAGGCAAGACCATGTCGGAGCACCTGCGCTTCTCCGTGGTGTATTGGCACACGATGCGCGGTCAGGGCGCGGACATGTTCGGTTCGCCGACGGCCATCCGCCCTTGGGACAATGGCAAAGATGTGATCGACACCGCGAAGGCCCGCGTGCCGGTGTTCTTCGACATCGTGGATCGCTTGGGTGCGCCTTACTACGCTTTCCATGACCGCGATCTCGCGCCGCACGGCAAATCTCTCCGCGAATCGAACAAGTATCTCGACACCATCGTCGGGCTCCTGAAAGAGCAGCAGAAGCGTACTGGCATCAAGCTCCTGTGGGGCACTGCCCAGCTCTTCGTGCATCCACGCTTCATGCACGGTGCGGCCACGAGCTGCAATGCCGATGTGTTCGCTTTCTCCGCCGCACAAGTGAAGAAGGCGCTGGAAGTGACGCATGAACTTGGCGGTGAAGGTTACACGTTCTGGGGCGGTCGCGAAGGTTACTCCACGTTGTGGAATACGGATATGAAGCGTGAACTGGAGCACCTCGCGAAATTCCTGCACATGGCGGTGGATTATGCGAAGAAGATCGGTTTCAAAGGCCAGTTCTACATCGAGCCGAAGCCGAAAGAACCGACCAAGCATCAGTATGATTCCGATGCTGCTGCGTGCTTGAACTTCCTGCGCGAGTTCGATCTGCTCCCGCACTTCAAGTTGAACCTGGAAACGAATCACGCCACACTGGCTGGCCACACGATGCAGCATGAGATCGAGACGGCTGGTGCCGCGAACGCGCTGGGCAGCATCGACGCGAATACGGGCGATCTGCTCCTCGGGTGGGACACGGACCAGTTCCCGACGGATATCTATCTCACCACGCAGTGCATGCTGGGCATCCTGAAATATGGCGGCCTCACGACGGGTGGCGTGAACTTCGACGCGAAGGTGCGTCGCGAGAGCGTCGATCCGGTGGATCTTTTCCACGCACACATCGGTGGCATGGACGCCTTCGCCCGCGGTCTCAAGATCGCGGCTGCCATCCGCAAGGATGGTCGCCTCGCGGACTTTGTGAAGCAACGCTACTCTTCTTGGGACAAGGGTCTCGGCAAGAGCATTGAGGAGGGCAAAGAGAGCTTCGAGACGTTGGAAGCCTACATGCTCAAGAAGGGCGAGGCCGATGCGAACGCCAGTGGCCGTCAGGAATTCTTGGAGAACTTGATCAACGAGTTTATCTAA
- a CDS encoding TatD family hydrolase: protein MRLYDAHNHLQDDRFGGRHAELIVAAEAEGIARMVVNGACEEDWAQVQELAQKHVIVQPSFGYHPWYLHERTERWQSELVRFLDETPHAAVGEIGLDKWKPDLPYEGQEEVFVWQLRLAAERNLAASIHCLQSWGPIFQLLRKEPRPERGFLLHSYGGPAEMIRPLAKIGAYFSFPGYYLLDRKERQRETFKQVPLERLLVETDAPDQSLPEELNRHPLSDASTSKVINHPANLRAVYDGLAKVRGMAVEDLSEQVEENFKRLFGA, encoded by the coding sequence GTGCGCCTCTACGATGCCCACAATCATCTGCAAGACGATCGCTTCGGCGGCAGGCACGCGGAATTAATCGTCGCCGCCGAAGCGGAGGGCATCGCACGCATGGTGGTGAATGGCGCGTGCGAGGAAGATTGGGCACAGGTGCAGGAACTGGCGCAGAAGCATGTGATCGTGCAACCAAGCTTCGGTTATCATCCGTGGTATCTGCACGAGCGCACGGAACGGTGGCAAAGTGAGTTGGTGCGCTTTCTCGATGAGACACCACACGCAGCAGTTGGAGAGATCGGCTTGGACAAATGGAAACCGGATTTGCCATACGAAGGTCAGGAAGAAGTATTCGTATGGCAATTGCGATTAGCTGCAGAACGCAATCTCGCGGCGAGCATTCATTGCCTCCAGTCATGGGGGCCGATCTTCCAATTGCTTAGAAAAGAGCCGCGGCCTGAACGAGGTTTCCTGCTTCATTCTTACGGTGGTCCTGCGGAGATGATCCGGCCACTCGCCAAGATCGGTGCTTACTTCTCATTTCCGGGCTATTACCTGCTCGACCGTAAAGAGCGCCAGCGCGAGACCTTCAAGCAAGTTCCGCTGGAACGCTTGCTGGTGGAGACGGATGCGCCGGACCAGTCATTGCCCGAAGAACTGAATCGGCATCCGCTCTCAGACGCTTCCACCAGCAAGGTGATCAATCATCCGGCAAATCTACGCGCGGTGTATGATGGTCTCGCGAAAGTGCGGGGAATGGCGGTTGAGGACTTGAGCGAACAGGTGGAGGAGAATTTTAAGCGTCTGTTTGGTGCATAA
- a CDS encoding PVC-type heme-binding CxxCH protein → MKIRFVSKGWQAALLAMLTLVRVDAAEFPKLYNSETDLSVKIMPAEEVVKNLTLPPGFKATVYAAEPDVQNPIAMTWDSRGRLWVAENYTYSERKVKFDMNLRDRLLIFEDRDGDGKFDKRTVFTDQVQMLSSVEIGLGGVWLMCPPQVLFIPDRDGDDKPDGPTEVVLDGFNPPAENYHNFANGLKFGPDGWLYGRCGASSPGEIGIPGTPAKERIPMRGGMWRYNPQTKVFEALTSGTTNPWGHDWNKFGELFFINTVNGHLWHATPGSHYVRPHTIDPNTHTYGLIDTHADHWHFDTGKSWTDSRDGKADSYGGGHAHIGMMIYQGDNWPIEYQDKLFTLNMHGRRVNREILQRDGSGYVGKHGEDMLQFTDKWFRGMELSCGPDGGVYIADWSDTGECHDNTGVHRESGRIYKIVSGKPKRPALRDLRILTDGQLINLQRHYNVWFANQARMELADRFQRGTLLSDSVKEALALYKSENDIPLKLRIFWTLNAIGAADETFLRTQLSSRLNPDEEYIRAWSIRLLTDKWPLDTTMSQRPAGNEVTPSKSLMNQLVRLAKDEKSAAVRLVLASTLQRLPLAQRADLATALVAHKEDADDHNLPLLIWYGLIPLGNSNPEQLASIAARCELPKTRQYITRRLAEDLEKNPTHLSAVLQTAAKKSDAFQKDVLTGLSEAMRGWRKAAKPAAWDSLAASANRSKDEKVTALVRELSVVFGDGRALDDVKTLALDGKADIAARKAALQTIIDSKPADMRQICEQLLSVRFLNPVAARGLAQFNDPLIGDKLVKAYKGFHPSERPQLLATLVSRPIFAKSLLDAIGANVVPKDDLSAFHARQIRSFNDEKLNQRLGEVWGQIRDSDDDKKKLMTEWKAKLTKDVLSKADKSAGREVFALVCANCHKLYGEGGSIGPDLTGAGRDNIDFLLENIIDPSGVVNADFRMSVVDLKDGRTLNGVIRSKNARTLSVQTMTELLTIEQTEVDKLAESTLSLMPEGLVEALTEQQVRDVIAYLMHPGQVPLPATKK, encoded by the coding sequence ATGAAGATCCGGTTTGTATCTAAAGGTTGGCAGGCGGCATTGCTCGCCATGCTCACGTTAGTTCGCGTAGACGCGGCTGAATTCCCCAAGCTCTACAATAGCGAGACGGACTTGAGCGTGAAGATCATGCCCGCCGAGGAAGTGGTGAAGAATCTCACGCTGCCGCCGGGCTTCAAGGCCACGGTCTATGCCGCGGAACCGGATGTGCAGAATCCCATCGCGATGACATGGGATTCGCGAGGACGTTTGTGGGTGGCGGAGAATTACACCTATTCCGAGCGCAAGGTGAAGTTCGACATGAATCTGCGTGATCGCCTGCTGATCTTTGAAGACCGCGATGGCGATGGCAAATTCGACAAGCGCACGGTGTTCACGGATCAGGTACAGATGTTGAGCAGTGTGGAGATCGGCCTCGGCGGTGTGTGGCTGATGTGCCCACCACAGGTGCTCTTCATCCCGGATCGCGATGGCGATGACAAACCGGATGGCCCGACAGAAGTGGTGCTCGATGGGTTCAATCCACCCGCAGAAAATTATCACAACTTCGCCAATGGCCTGAAGTTCGGTCCCGATGGCTGGCTCTACGGCCGCTGCGGTGCCTCCAGTCCCGGCGAGATAGGCATTCCCGGAACACCTGCTAAGGAACGCATCCCGATGCGTGGTGGTATGTGGCGCTACAATCCGCAGACGAAGGTGTTCGAGGCGTTGACGTCCGGCACGACGAATCCTTGGGGACATGACTGGAACAAGTTCGGCGAACTGTTCTTTATCAACACGGTGAATGGGCATCTGTGGCATGCGACGCCAGGCTCACACTATGTCCGCCCGCACACGATTGATCCGAACACACACACGTATGGACTAATCGACACGCACGCGGATCATTGGCATTTTGATACAGGCAAGAGCTGGACGGATTCGCGCGATGGCAAGGCGGACAGTTACGGCGGCGGTCACGCGCACATCGGCATGATGATTTATCAGGGCGATAACTGGCCGATCGAGTATCAGGACAAGCTCTTCACGCTGAACATGCACGGACGGCGCGTGAACCGCGAGATTCTGCAACGCGATGGCTCCGGATACGTGGGAAAACACGGCGAAGACATGCTGCAGTTCACGGATAAATGGTTCCGTGGCATGGAACTGAGCTGCGGACCGGATGGTGGCGTTTACATCGCGGATTGGAGCGATACTGGTGAATGCCATGATAACACGGGCGTGCATCGCGAGAGCGGTCGCATCTACAAGATTGTCTCTGGCAAACCCAAGCGCCCTGCCCTGCGCGATCTGCGCATCCTTACGGATGGGCAGCTCATCAACCTGCAACGGCATTACAACGTGTGGTTCGCCAATCAGGCGCGGATGGAACTCGCAGACCGTTTCCAACGCGGCACGCTTCTCTCTGATTCCGTCAAGGAAGCGCTGGCTCTCTATAAGAGTGAAAACGACATCCCGCTGAAGCTCCGTATCTTCTGGACGCTCAATGCGATCGGCGCGGCGGATGAAACATTCCTGCGCACGCAATTGAGCAGCCGCTTGAATCCGGATGAAGAGTACATCCGCGCATGGTCGATACGCCTGCTCACGGACAAGTGGCCGCTGGACACGACGATGAGCCAACGACCAGCTGGCAATGAAGTAACCCCTTCGAAATCTCTCATGAACCAATTGGTGCGATTGGCGAAAGATGAGAAGTCTGCGGCGGTGCGCTTGGTTCTCGCTTCCACGCTGCAACGCTTACCCCTAGCGCAACGAGCGGACTTAGCCACAGCCCTGGTTGCACACAAGGAAGACGCGGACGACCACAATCTTCCGCTGCTCATCTGGTATGGCTTGATCCCGCTGGGCAACAGCAATCCGGAACAGCTCGCCAGCATCGCAGCACGTTGTGAACTGCCGAAAACACGGCAATACATCACGCGTCGATTGGCGGAAGATTTGGAGAAAAATCCGACGCATCTGAGTGCTGTGCTACAAACAGCGGCAAAGAAATCGGATGCGTTCCAAAAAGATGTGCTGACGGGATTATCCGAAGCGATGCGCGGCTGGCGCAAGGCGGCCAAGCCAGCGGCGTGGGATTCTCTAGCCGCTTCGGCAAATCGCTCGAAGGATGAGAAGGTCACGGCCTTGGTCCGCGAATTGAGCGTGGTGTTCGGCGATGGTCGCGCGCTGGATGATGTGAAGACGCTCGCACTCGATGGCAAGGCAGACATCGCCGCGCGCAAGGCGGCACTGCAAACGATCATCGACAGCAAGCCAGCAGACATGCGGCAGATTTGCGAGCAGTTGCTGAGCGTGCGCTTCTTGAATCCCGTCGCAGCACGCGGATTGGCGCAGTTCAATGATCCGCTCATCGGCGACAAGCTGGTGAAGGCTTACAAAGGGTTTCATCCCTCGGAACGGCCGCAGTTGCTGGCCACGCTGGTGTCGCGACCGATCTTCGCGAAATCGTTGTTGGATGCGATCGGTGCGAATGTGGTGCCGAAGGATGACTTGTCCGCCTTCCACGCGCGGCAAATCCGCAGCTTCAATGATGAGAAGCTGAATCAGCGTCTCGGCGAAGTGTGGGGACAAATCCGTGATTCTGACGACGACAAGAAGAAGTTGATGACGGAATGGAAGGCGAAGCTCACGAAGGATGTCTTGAGCAAAGCAGACAAGAGCGCGGGGCGCGAGGTCTTCGCACTGGTTTGCGCGAACTGTCATAAGCTTTACGGCGAAGGCGGCAGCATCGGGCCTGACCTGACAGGTGCAGGCCGCGATAACATCGATTTCCTCCTGGAGAACATCATCGATCCGAGCGGCGTGGTGAACGCGGACTTCCGCATGTCCGTGGTGGACCTGAAGGATGGTCGCACGTTGAACGGCGTGATCCGCTCGAAGAACGCGCGCACGCTCTCGGTGCAGACGATGACAGAGCTGTTGACCATCGAGCAAACGGAAGTGGACAAACTCGCGGAGTCCACGCTCTCGCTGATGCCCGAAGGCTTGGTGGAAGCGCTGACAGAACAACAGGTGCGGGACGTAATCGCGTATCTGATGCATCCTGGCCAAGTGCCGTTGCCCGCAACAAAAAAGTGA
- a CDS encoding DMT family transporter, whose amino-acid sequence MSGHLLFPLIASWLYVFGVLLVKRSGDYGVGVYRTTFVANVTTGIVFLLLLFLHAEPFPGWQHIWEPAATALLFIGGQVLTFYAVNKGDVSIATPVLGVKIILVALFTTLIIGEPVAVKLWISAVMSVAAIALLNRGGKSQQQHHHVKLTIASAGGAALVFALFDVFVQKYSPAWGAGRFLPIMMGMVAVFSLGFIPFFSAPLRDLSPTAWKWLGGGSFFMAAQGIFFISTLAVYGKATASNIMYSSRGLWSVVAVWLIGHWFKNQEQQLGAAVLKWRLAGAVLMLAAIVLALG is encoded by the coding sequence ATGTCCGGACACCTGCTGTTCCCCCTCATCGCCAGTTGGTTGTATGTATTCGGCGTGCTGCTGGTGAAGCGCTCGGGTGATTACGGCGTGGGCGTGTATCGCACCACCTTCGTGGCGAATGTCACTACGGGCATCGTGTTTCTGCTGCTCCTGTTCCTGCATGCGGAGCCATTTCCCGGCTGGCAGCATATTTGGGAACCCGCCGCGACCGCCCTGCTCTTCATCGGCGGGCAAGTGCTCACATTTTACGCAGTGAACAAAGGGGATGTCTCCATCGCTACACCAGTGCTTGGAGTGAAGATCATTTTGGTGGCGCTCTTTACCACGTTGATAATCGGTGAACCGGTGGCCGTGAAACTCTGGATCTCGGCCGTGATGAGTGTGGCGGCGATCGCGCTATTGAATCGCGGCGGCAAGAGCCAGCAACAGCATCATCATGTGAAACTCACCATCGCCTCGGCGGGTGGAGCAGCGCTAGTATTCGCGCTGTTCGATGTCTTTGTGCAGAAGTATTCGCCTGCGTGGGGTGCTGGCCGATTTCTGCCGATCATGATGGGGATGGTGGCGGTGTTTTCGTTAGGCTTTATCCCCTTTTTCTCCGCACCGCTACGCGATCTCTCGCCCACGGCTTGGAAATGGCTGGGAGGCGGCAGTTTCTTCATGGCGGCTCAAGGCATCTTTTTCATCTCCACGTTAGCGGTGTATGGGAAGGCGACGGCCTCCAACATCATGTACAGCTCACGCGGTCTCTGGAGTGTGGTGGCGGTGTGGCTCATCGGACATTGGTTCAAGAACCAGGAGCAGCAATTGGGCGCAGCCGTGCTTAAGTGGCGATTGGCGGGAGCAGTGCTGATGCTGGCGGCGATTGTGTTGGCATTGGGATAA
- a CDS encoding DUF3800 domain-containing protein: MSVRLIYIDESYDASKFCLSAIVIRHSEWNTCFELVLEHRRKLKRDYGIFLRKEIHATEFVAGRGKISDRLIGKWERSRIFLGLLELTASLPKVLCFNVCLDSTNHEDPQMAAWDRLLNRIERTLLEFERREIPERRTLTDEAVIGMQTERAESLRIRLNDYSARGLIVADEGREHDITKALRKMKVYNPIPSQFGAWPNGQTTQNITTRRILEDPVFKPSFQSYFIQLADCIAFSLLKREVAPTSNIQKYRINKMFDDTVTGICYKPASPKDPLGIVRA, translated from the coding sequence ATGTCGGTGCGCCTTATCTATATTGACGAATCATACGATGCCTCCAAGTTTTGCTTGTCTGCAATTGTCATACGTCACTCCGAATGGAATACATGTTTTGAACTAGTTTTGGAACACCGGCGAAAATTGAAACGCGACTATGGCATTTTTCTGCGTAAAGAAATTCACGCCACAGAGTTTGTTGCTGGTAGAGGCAAAATTAGCGATCGCCTTATTGGAAAATGGGAGAGGAGTAGGATATTTCTGGGATTGCTAGAATTAACAGCTTCTCTACCTAAGGTATTGTGCTTCAATGTTTGCTTGGATAGTACCAATCATGAAGATCCACAAATGGCGGCCTGGGATCGGCTTTTGAATCGCATAGAAAGAACTCTGCTAGAATTTGAACGCCGAGAAATCCCTGAAAGACGGACACTAACTGACGAAGCCGTGATAGGAATGCAAACCGAGCGCGCTGAGTCATTAAGGATCAGATTAAACGATTACAGTGCTCGTGGTTTAATCGTTGCCGACGAAGGAAGAGAGCACGACATCACAAAAGCACTCAGAAAAATGAAGGTATACAATCCAATACCCTCACAATTCGGGGCTTGGCCAAATGGACAAACAACGCAAAATATCACTACTAGAAGAATTCTGGAGGATCCCGTCTTCAAACCGTCGTTCCAGTCTTACTTTATCCAACTGGCAGATTGTATAGCTTTTTCCCTCTTGAAAAGAGAAGTCGCCCCCACGTCAAACATTCAGAAATATCGCATCAACAAGATGTTTGACGATACGGTCACGGGCATTTGTTACAAGCCGGCGTCACCTAAAGATCCACTTGGAATTGTCCGGGCATAA
- a CDS encoding neutral/alkaline non-lysosomal ceramidase N-terminal domain-containing protein has protein sequence MSFIRLMGLFCLFGLFAISAKAQQATKSKVFKAGAATSNITPFLGAGIVGNFTVPPATHIRDELHARCLVLDDGTTKLVFVVVDSVSVNREVFDAAKKQITEATGIPAENMMMSATHTHSGPSARGANALAVGKPFDDYQTFLTQRIADGVRRAVNNLQPARLGYGAGAVPQHVFNRRWKMKPGTKMTNPFGEEDKVVMNPGVGNPNLLEPAGPTDPQVSFISVQSTNGVPLALLANYSLHYVGGVPTGAISADYFAVFANRIGELLKAERTDAPFVGILANGPCGDVNNINFAGKSEKRAPYEKMKIVAEDVAQEVLKVYQKTEHHDWVELKAAQSELTLAMRVATPEQVKWAKETLAKPTTISPIHRLEKVYAERTLSAAEWPKEVSILLQAFRIGEFAVAAIPFETFTETGLELKAKSPIKPMFVIELANGGYGYLPTPEQHELGGYETWLGTNRVEKEASRKIVAQLLELLGKIK, from the coding sequence ATGTCATTTATCAGGTTGATGGGGTTGTTTTGTCTATTTGGGTTATTTGCCATTTCAGCAAAAGCCCAACAAGCGACCAAATCGAAAGTCTTCAAAGCGGGTGCCGCCACGAGCAATATCACGCCCTTTCTGGGCGCGGGCATTGTGGGGAATTTTACAGTGCCGCCAGCCACGCACATCCGCGATGAACTTCATGCGCGTTGTCTCGTGCTGGATGATGGCACGACGAAGCTGGTGTTTGTGGTGGTGGATAGCGTGTCGGTGAACCGCGAGGTGTTCGATGCGGCGAAGAAACAGATCACCGAAGCAACGGGCATCCCGGCGGAGAACATGATGATGTCTGCCACACACACGCATTCGGGTCCCAGCGCGCGCGGGGCGAATGCGTTGGCGGTGGGCAAGCCGTTCGATGATTATCAAACGTTTCTAACACAACGCATCGCGGATGGCGTGAGGCGCGCGGTGAACAATCTGCAACCGGCGCGTCTGGGTTACGGTGCGGGTGCCGTGCCGCAACATGTGTTCAACCGCCGCTGGAAGATGAAACCGGGCACGAAGATGACGAATCCTTTCGGTGAAGAAGACAAGGTGGTGATGAATCCCGGCGTGGGAAATCCGAACTTGCTCGAACCCGCTGGCCCCACGGACCCGCAGGTGTCGTTCATCTCGGTGCAATCGACGAATGGTGTTCCCCTCGCCTTGCTCGCGAACTACTCACTGCATTACGTGGGCGGTGTGCCGACAGGTGCCATCTCCGCAGATTATTTCGCGGTGTTCGCCAATCGCATCGGGGAGTTACTCAAGGCGGAACGCACAGATGCACCTTTTGTCGGCATTCTGGCAAATGGGCCCTGCGGCGATGTGAACAATATCAACTTTGCCGGGAAATCGGAGAAACGTGCACCTTATGAGAAGATGAAGATCGTGGCGGAGGATGTGGCGCAGGAGGTCTTGAAGGTTTATCAGAAAACGGAGCATCACGACTGGGTGGAACTGAAAGCGGCGCAGAGTGAATTGACCTTAGCCATGCGCGTGGCCACACCGGAACAGGTGAAGTGGGCGAAGGAGACGTTGGCTAAACCAACAACCATCTCCCCTATCCACCGACTGGAGAAAGTGTATGCAGAACGGACCTTGAGCGCGGCCGAGTGGCCGAAGGAGGTGAGCATCCTTCTGCAAGCGTTCCGCATCGGCGAGTTCGCCGTAGCAGCGATCCCGTTTGAGACATTCACGGAGACGGGATTGGAATTGAAGGCGAAGAGTCCGATCAAGCCGATGTTCGTGATTGAGCTGGCGAATGGCGGTTATGGTTACCTGCCCACGCCGGAGCAGCATGAGTTGGGCGGTTACGAGACATGGTTAGGGACGAACCGGGTGGAGAAAGAGGCGTCGCGGAAGATTGTGGCGCAATTGCTGGAATTGCTGGGGAAGATCAAGTAA